The Thermocrinis ruber genome has a window encoding:
- a CDS encoding SDR family oxidoreductase: protein MQKVALITGARRVGFEIAKELLKEGWQLAVVYHTFQEVVEELKKYGEVEGIKADLSDFSSYQRVVAQTVERFGRVDAFLHLASPYYPTPLESLSLEDFMNHLMPIATAFLFLTKECAKYMQRNDQSPKGRIVAFGDWATNTTPYKNYSAYFLAKGALHTAIKVLAKELAPHILVNGIALGPTLKPPDFSQERWDAYIQKTPLKREVSLEDVVELTKYLLRVETMTGEIINLDSGRHIAGECT, encoded by the coding sequence ATGCAAAAGGTTGCCCTAATAACCGGTGCAAGGCGTGTGGGCTTTGAAATTGCCAAAGAACTTTTGAAGGAAGGTTGGCAATTGGCGGTGGTTTATCACACTTTCCAAGAGGTGGTGGAGGAATTAAAAAAATACGGAGAGGTGGAAGGAATAAAGGCTGACCTTTCGGACTTTTCCTCCTACCAGAGGGTGGTGGCTCAGACGGTGGAGAGGTTCGGAAGGGTGGATGCCTTTTTGCACCTGGCGAGCCCTTACTATCCCACTCCCTTGGAGAGCCTTAGCCTTGAGGATTTTATGAACCACCTTATGCCCATAGCCACTGCCTTTTTGTTTTTGACTAAAGAATGTGCCAAGTATATGCAAAGGAACGACCAAAGTCCCAAGGGAAGGATAGTTGCCTTTGGCGATTGGGCTACCAACACCACTCCTTACAAAAACTACTCTGCCTATTTCCTTGCCAAGGGGGCACTGCATACTGCCATAAAGGTTCTGGCAAAGGAGTTGGCACCGCACATTTTGGTAAATGGCATAGCCTTGGGTCCCACCCTAAAGCCTCCTGACTTTTCCCAAGAAAGGTGGGACGCTTACATACAAAAAACGCCCTTAAAGAGGGAGGTATCCTTGGAGGATGTGGTGGAGCTAACAAAATATCTGCTAAGGGTGGAAACTATGACCGGTGAGATCATAAACTTAGACAGCGGAAGGCACATTGCGGGCGAATGCACTTAA
- the moaC gene encoding cyclic pyranopterin monophosphate synthase MoaC: protein MMRTVDVSLKPITLRLARAYGRISLKKETVKKIREGTVPKGDVLSACKIAGLMAVKRTGELLPFCHPIPLEHAELDVKLGEDHLEVFSLVLGTSKTGYEMEALTAVSVALLTVYDMCKGLDDSMVIEEVKLLEKSGGKSQWGKSLKGKRVLIKGEFRELIKEYVLKLEGEVVEDGNFDLLISTQREHMEEFPGLSAVINSHLFSVLPTELREGVRVGRRNGYTVVQLQPSEKLIRAFFEGFGSLLGNW from the coding sequence ATGATGCGCACAGTGGATGTATCCCTAAAGCCAATAACTTTAAGGCTGGCAAGGGCTTACGGCAGGATCTCCTTAAAGAAAGAAACAGTTAAAAAGATAAGGGAGGGCACAGTGCCCAAGGGGGATGTGTTGAGTGCTTGCAAGATTGCTGGCTTGATGGCTGTGAAAAGAACTGGGGAGCTTTTACCCTTCTGCCATCCCATTCCCTTGGAGCATGCGGAGCTTGACGTAAAGCTGGGCGAAGACCATCTGGAGGTCTTTTCCCTGGTGCTTGGCACCTCAAAAACGGGCTATGAGATGGAGGCGCTCACTGCGGTATCTGTAGCCCTTCTGACGGTCTATGATATGTGCAAAGGCTTGGACGATAGCATGGTGATAGAGGAGGTCAAGCTGTTGGAAAAGTCCGGGGGAAAATCCCAGTGGGGCAAATCCCTGAAGGGTAAAAGGGTTCTCATAAAGGGCGAGTTTAGGGAACTTATAAAAGAGTATGTTTTAAAGCTTGAGGGGGAGGTAGTTGAAGATGGAAACTTTGACCTACTTATCAGCACGCAGAGGGAGCATATGGAGGAATTCCCCGGTCTTTCTGCGGTTATAAACAGCCATCTCTTTTCTGTACTTCCCACCGAGTTAAGGGAGGGTGTGCGGGTTGGAAGGAGGAATGGCTACACGGTGGTGCAGTTGCAACCCTCCGAAAAGTTGATAAGGGCTTTCTTTGAGGGCTTTGGAAGTCTTTTAGGAAATTGGTAA
- a CDS encoding YdcH family protein codes for MTREEVIQKLLQEDKEFRYHYEKHQELDKQIDKLEKHHPMTHDLKMELEKLKKERLYHKDMMELKIQEFLNSQKV; via the coding sequence ATGACGAGGGAAGAGGTTATTCAAAAGCTTCTCCAAGAGGACAAGGAGTTTAGGTATCACTACGAAAAGCACCAGGAGCTTGACAAGCAAATAGACAAGTTAGAAAAGCATCATCCCATGACCCACGACTTGAAGATGGAACTGGAAAAACTCAAAAAGGAAAGGCTCTACCACAAGGATATGATGGAGTTGAAAATTCAGGAGTTTCTAAACAGCCAGAAGGTTTAA
- the truA gene encoding tRNA pseudouridine(38-40) synthase TruA, producing MHNYCLRLSFVGTNFHGWQVQPGLRTVQGVLERAIGELFGRSIRPTGCCRTDAGVHAKDYIANFKASKFFPPDSLLKALNALLPEDVGVSEVWLAEEKFNARYSVKGKLYVYRVYPSHARNPFLEPFLWRIPYTLGLEEMKKASGLFLGRHDFSGFAKLEGDEDPFVEIEECEVVENEGIVEIRVRAKRFLRYMVRRIAGALIYLGMGKLSLEDIREFLKGKKCPYTAQAKGLTLEKVFL from the coding sequence ATGCATAATTACTGCCTTCGGCTTTCCTTTGTGGGCACAAACTTTCACGGCTGGCAGGTGCAACCGGGCTTAAGGACGGTGCAGGGAGTTCTGGAGAGGGCTATTGGCGAGCTGTTTGGAAGGAGCATAAGACCGACGGGTTGTTGCAGGACGGATGCAGGCGTGCATGCCAAAGACTACATAGCAAACTTCAAAGCTTCAAAGTTCTTTCCCCCGGATAGTCTCTTGAAGGCACTAAACGCCCTCCTACCCGAGGATGTGGGAGTCTCTGAGGTGTGGCTGGCGGAAGAAAAATTCAACGCAAGGTATTCGGTAAAGGGCAAACTCTACGTATACAGGGTCTATCCTTCCCACGCGAGGAATCCCTTTTTGGAGCCCTTTCTCTGGAGGATACCTTATACTTTAGGACTTGAAGAGATGAAAAAAGCTTCTGGGCTATTTTTGGGTAGGCATGACTTTTCGGGCTTTGCCAAGCTGGAGGGAGATGAGGACCCCTTTGTGGAGATTGAAGAGTGCGAGGTGGTGGAAAATGAAGGCATAGTGGAGATAAGGGTGAGGGCAAAGAGATTTTTAAGATACATGGTAAGGCGCATAGCGGGTGCCCTTATATACTTGGGAATGGGCAAGCTTTCCTTAGAGGACATAAGGGAGTTTTTAAAGGGAAAAAAGTGCCCCTACACCGCCCAGGCAAAGGGCTTAACCTTGGAGAAGGTTTTTCTATGA